Proteins from one Psilocybe cubensis strain MGC-MH-2018 chromosome 11, whole genome shotgun sequence genomic window:
- a CDS encoding Cytochrome P450 monooxygenase (Cytochrome P450 monooxygenase ARMGADRAFT_1018417): protein MKNPQLVSSVVFAVIGWLVYKLINIGRRDKTLPPGPPTAPLVGNAHLLPSKFAFLKFSEWGRQYGGIFSIKLANATMIVVSDMKVVKELLDDRSSETSSRPFSFAVHSISKGYFALTSSDNPLWKASRKSIQPFLSAGAIQSHVSISDKETTQLLYDILNTPESLCAHVFRCTFSSAASLAFGRRVLRHDSSEAILFEQYLRNFVKTVSPESAPVDLIPILRYIPESIAPWGKVWRETRQQQQSIYYFFFEHTLREVNAGNKKGTIIEAIVKNQEELGLTQDAIAYIGGMLLDAGSETSATTIQSLILSLLKFPACLKKAQEEIDELIGDSRLPISTDIDELPYVQAVIKEGHRLRPAVPCGIPHAALNDCHYRGYTIPKGSPILINIWGILHDPELFDRPDEFRPERYLETPDGTIPGLKKDFNIRLNLPFGSGKRLCPGMNFSNIFLNLAVMRLLWAFDFTPYDDLTTNHDTWDIEKEYSEGITLTPKNLRCKITPRNEKRARIIQNSYKEA, encoded by the exons ATGAAGAATCCTCAACTCGTATCGTCCGTTGTGTTTGCAGTTATTGGATGGCTGGTCTACAAGCTCATCAATATTGGTCGACGAGACAAGACCCTTCCACCTGGGCCACCGACAGCGCCTTTGGTGGGAAATGCTCATTTGCTTCCGTCGAAGTTTGCGTTTTTAAA ATTCTCTGAGTGGGGAAGGCAATATGGTGGCATCTTTTCG ATTAAACTGGCAAATGCAACGATGATCGTGGTCTCCGACATGAAAGTGGTGAAAGAGCTTCTTGACGACCGCAGCAGTGAAACGTCTTCGCGTCCATTTTCTTTTGCTGTTCATTCCATCTCCAAAGGATATTTTGCATTAACATCCTCAG ATAATCCGTTGTGGAAGGCGAGTCGCAAATCCATTCAACCTTTTCTAAGCGCAGGAGCCATTCAATCGCATGTCTCCATCTCTGACAAGGAAACTACCCAACTTTTATATGACATCCTGAACACTCCCGAA AGTTTATGTGCCCACGTTTTTCGATGCACCTTTTCCTCTGCCGCCTCTCTGGCTTTTGGACGACGCGTTCTCCGTCATGATAGCTCAGAAGCTATACTCTTCGAACAGTATCTCCGCAATTTTGTCAAGACGGTTTCTCCTGAGTCTGCCCCCGTTGACCTGATACCCATCCTCAGATACATCCCAGAATCAATAGCTCCATGGGGAAAGGTCTGGCGTGAGACTcgccaacaacaacagtCGATATACTATTTTTTCTTCGAGCACACTTTGCGTGAGGTCAACGCAGGAAATAAGAAGGGTACTATTATCGAAGCAATAGTAAAAAACCAAGAGGAGTTAGGCTTAACTCAGGATGCAATCGC ATATATAGGAGGAATGTTACTCGACGCTGGGTCAGAGACGTCGGCCACAACAATACAATCGCTGATTTTGTCTCTCCTAAAATTTCCCGCGTGCTTGAAAAAGGCACAAGAGGAGATTGATGAGCTCATCGGTGACAGCAGGTTGCCTATTTCAACTGACATCGATGAGTTACCTTATGTTCAAGCTGTTATAAAAGAG GGTCACCGCCTGAGACCTGCTGTGCCATGTGGGATTCCGCACGCTGCTCTCAACGATTGTCAT TACCGAGGTTACACGATACCAAAAGGATCACCAATACTCATTAACATTT GGGGGATACTTCACGATCCTG AGCTTTTTGACCGTCCCGATGAATTTCGGCCTGAACGGTACCTTGAAACACCTGATGGAACAATTCCGGGTCTGAAAAAAGACTTCAATATACGGCTGAATCTACCCTTTGGCAGTGGAAAG AGGCTATGTCCCGGTATGAATTTCTCGAACATTTTCTTA AATCTTGCGGTTATGCGCCTGCTTTGGGCATTTGATTTTACGCCATACGATGACTTGACTACAAACCACGACACATGGGATATAGAAAAGGAGTACTCAGAG GGAATTACATTAACACCTAAGAATTTGAGGTGCAAAATTACCCCGCGAAACGAGAAGAGGGCCAGAATTATCCAGAACAGTTATAAAGAGGCTTGA
- a CDS encoding L-lysine 6-oxidase, with translation MALPSGWASLRIYPPIGFARVGNSTLDDGWFYGPEVPGYFPEPNNGFKDINGAVKRQAARFRIYAVANDGKVLEINKKSGWDIAWKIQVMNKKASWYTFMGKTQDGHFKPGYTTLRNPSVQADLPPDQRDKLIVDSGIQSVSGCNAKSVPLAGKFYGSKTEPTDVYLGEARTDDQGRLVVLAGRGLSKSIAKEDDPYPYIMTDFDSPDWIDDTCDGWITATITSTASGKSVDAQGKARVIGTTPKFANGIYAPTSLYDLMEEVYERKKRAAQGDSYNVGDVSWYKHIWPLLQRPPLLSWVNGQANGGHGPNSAGNFFDEGWQHSLSDKSKVNEAIRKGVIMRMRLPETNKKYDSARAGQAYPYFMPWLSGDGGRTTAGDPSTFASVTELQYDRLIQWSEGSFDTTAVKTYQNFDDIPVEEQPSALTKAALEATIGAPLYPGIEMSWNAEDDKIYDFNTPFTIKPEVNAGDLTRFLSLPWQSDFYMCRSYWWPSARPDTVVTEEDYNIVSQSVTPANIAKKLNDRKPWERGLHQNYTDVYSDQPLFANTDMAKNWHKLGFIVQRPSFGPEPIFVETQRGIIHRPGKETLPAQHTPAKSGIVGGPLKLPQPDSKNQPITTIESLRTHLQTAMAIELATIPLYLFGMYSVKIPDEYANDPRYYDPVIGAIRGVVAEEMLHLSLAGNVLLAVGGNPKLYDPRYIPSYPTFMPGRVPKLWLQLRKASKANIQTFIDVEKREKTDTPPESDEYETLGQFYDAIKIGLKYLSSQNHKLFYPETAAFQFAPGLGYQAKERDAGGSVVVTDLDTALEALSIIVVQGEGSPGPYDDPDKLEKDHYDVFMDLRFGPAQWEVYPVVENPVTPDYFKIDRRLYQVSLTFDAAYCFLLRTIETLWHVEKYSNRQNLVLKNMYGIMMGVLAPLAKFLVSQPISNTERAAPCFGYYEFKQGISELKQVQDEMAAAINAYVSVTKETPDQVAVHGYSAMLETLLPIQTTINNLVDINSFEKLDVGPTKKFKLPGVENRGAKGFAKGA, from the exons ATGGCTCTTCCATCTGGCTGGGCAAGTCTACGAATCTATCCTCCTATCGGATTTGCTCGTGTCGGGAACTCAACCCTCGATGACGGTTGGTTCTATGGGCCCGAGGTTCCTGGGTATTTTCCAGAACCTAACAATGGATTCAAAGACATCAACGGTGCGGTAAAACGACAG GCTGCAAGGTTCAGAATTTACGCGGTCGCAAATGATGGTAAAGTGCTGgaaataaataaaaagagCGGTTGGGATATAGCATGGAAGATCCAAGTGATGAACAAAAAGGCGTCTTGGTACACATTCATGG GAAAGACCCAGGATGGTCACTTTAAGCCAGGCTATACAACCCTGCGCAACCCGAGTGTTCAAGCAGAC CTTCCCCCAGACCAGCGTGATAAACTGATTGTCGACAGTGGCATCCAAAGTGTTAGTGGCTGTAACGCCAAATCTGTCCCATTAGCGGGAAAGTTCTACGGGTCCAAAACCGAGCCCACAGATGTCTACCTTGGAGAGGCCAGAACAGATGATCAGGGCCGTCTTGTCGTCCTTGCTGGCCGCGGTCTATCCAAGTCTATCGCTAAGGAAGACGATCCTTACCCATATATCATGACTGATTTCGACTCACCTGACTGGATCGACGACACATGCGATGGCTGGATTACAGCAACTATAACATCCACGGCGTCGGGAAAGTC GGTCGATGCTCAAGGGAAGGCTCGCGTCATCGGCACAACCCCAAAGTTTGCAAACGGCATATATGCACCAACATCTCTTTATGATTTGATGGAAGAAGTGTACGAGCGCAAGAAACGCGCTGCTCAAGGTGACTCTTATAACGTTGGGGATGTAAGTTGGTACAAACACATATGGCCCCTTCTCCAACGACCACCTCTTCTCTCCTGGGTAAACGGACAAGCAAATGGCGGGCACG GCCCGAATTCTGCAGGGAATTTCTTCGATGAAGGATGGCAACATTCCCTCTCTGACAAGAGCAAAGTAAATGAAGCTATTCGCAAAGGTGTAATTATGCGGATGCGACTTCCTGAGACCAACAAGAAGTACGACTCAGCCCGCGCAGGGCAGGCATACCCATACTTTATGCCATGGCTTTCGGGTGATGGAG GTCGAACAACTGCTGGTGATCCCTCCACGTTCGCATCCGTTACCGAGTTGCAATATGATCGCTTGATACAATGGAGTGAAGGGAGCTTCGATACGACCGCTGTTAAAACGTATCAGAATTTCGATGATATTCCCGTCGAGGAGCAACCTTCAGCGCTCACGAAGGCTGCTTTGGAGGCTACTATTGGCGCTCCTTTGTATCCTGGTATAGAAATGTCCTGGAATGCGGAGGACGACAAGATTTATGACTTTAACACACCGTTTACTATTAAGCCAGAAGTTAATGCAGGGGATCTGActcgttttctttccttaCCGTGGCAGAGTGACTTCTACATGTGTCGATCTTATTG GTGGCCATCTGCTCGACCGGATACTGTCGTTACTGAAGAAGATTACAACATAGTTTCCCAGTCGGTGACCCCAGCCAATATCGCAAAGAAATTAAACGACAGGAAACCCTGGGAGCGTGGTCTTCATCAAAACTACACGG ACGTCTATTCAGACCAACCTCTTTTTGCCAATACTGATATGGCTAAAAACTGGCACAAGCTTGGTTTCATTGTCCAGCGTCCATCATTCGGCCCTGAACCCATATTCGTTGAAACTCAGCGCGGCATAATTCATCGGCCGGGAAAAGAAACGTTACCTGCGCAACACACTCCTGCAAAGAGTGGTATCGTTGGAGGCCCATTGAAACTTCCACAGCCTGACAGTAAAAACCAACCCATCACGACCATCGAAAGCCTCCGTACCCATCTGCAGACAGCTATGGCCATTGAGCTGGCCACTATTCCCCTTTATCTATTTGGAATGTACAGCGTTAAGATTCCTGATGAGTACGCGAATGATCCTCGCTACTACGACCCTGTTATCGGTGCTATTCGAG GCGTTGTTGCTGAGGAAATGCTTCATTTAAGCCTGGCTGGAAATGTTCTTCTAGCCGTTGGAGGCAATCCAAAGCTTTACGACCCACGATATATACCCTCCTATCCCACGTTCATGCCTGGCCGCGTTCCAAAATTATGGCTCCAGCTCCGTAAGGCATCTAAGGCTAACATCCAGACTTTCATCGAT GTGGAAAAACGAGAGAAAACTGATACCCCACCGGAATCGGACGAGTACGAGACACTCGGTCAATTCTATGATGCCATTAAAATAG GGTTGAAGTATTTGAGTAGTCAGAACCATAAGCTATTCTACCCTGAGACCGCCGCATTCCAGTTTGCCCCGGGCCTTGGATATCAAGCCAAAGAGCGCGATGCAGGCGGCTCGGTCGTTGTGACGGATCTTGATACTGCATTGGAAGCTCTCAGCATAATTGTTGTGCAAGGAGAGGGTTCCCCGGGTCCCTATGACGATCCAGACAAGCTTGAGAAAGACCACTACGACGTCTTTATGGATTTGCGATTCGGGCCTGCTCAATGGGAGGTTTACCCTGTCGTCGAGAATCCTGTTACTCCAGACTACTTCAAAATTGATCGCAGACTCTACCAG GTCTCGTTGACGTTTGACGCTGCATACTGCTTCCTCCTTCGTACTATCGAAACGCTCTGGCATGTCGAGAAATACAGCAACCGTCAGAACCTGGTTCTCAAGAATATGTATGGTATTATGATGGGTGTATTGGCTCCTCTCGCAAAGTTCCTTGTATCACAGCCTATCAGCAATACCGAAAGAGCGGCTCCGTGCTTTGGTTACTACGAATTTAAACAAGGAATTTCCGAGCTCAAGCAAGTTCAGGACGAAATGGCTGCGGCCATCAACGCATACGTCTCGGTAACAAAGGAGACTCCAGACCAGGTCGCCGTTCACGGCTACAGTGCCATGTTGGAGACCTTACTTCCGATTCAAACCACGATCAACAACCTTGTCGACATTAACAGCTTTGAGAAACTCGACGTCGGCCCCACAAAGAAATTCAAATTACCAGGCGTTGAGAATCGGGGTGCCAAAGGGTTTGCAAAGGGAGCTTAA
- a CDS encoding putative inactive reductase easA: MSNSKLFQPITVGNAKLEHRVVLAPLSRFRWTQREHLPVFPIVNTYYEQRSRRPGTLLITEATPVARHAGGYYNVPGIWNQDQINGWKSIWAHGRAADPKVLAEDGFDFVAPSPIPITGRATPRELTIQEIEKYPGLFAKAAKNAVEAGFDGVEIHNANGYLLDQFVQDVSNHRTDKYGGNIENRNRLSLMVVDAVVDAIGPEKVGIRISPWMVYQNMHMIDPVPQFTHLVESIVNKHPDMAYLHVVEPDKGAPETESNDFLRDIWAPRPFISCGDYTRETAIKRADETGNLIAFGRYFISNPDLPTRIEHNIPFNEYDRKTFYGPKGHLLGAEAGYIDYPFADEKHEKKRGNNTGEDWDVIYRA; encoded by the exons ATGTCGAACTCGAAGCTCTTTCAACCAATTACCGTGGGAAACGCGAAACTTGAGCATAGAGTTGTACTTGCACCGCTCTCTCGCTTCCGTTGGACCCAGCGAGAACATTTACCTGTCTTCCCTATCGTCAATACATACTATGAGCAGCGTTCCCGCCGACCTGGTACCCTCTTGATCACGGAGGCAACACCTGTTGCACGTCACGCTGGAGGATATTATAACGTCCCTGGGATATGGAACCAGGATCAGATCAACGGTTGGAAATCG ATATGGGCTCATGGACGCGCGGCGGACCCCAAGGTGTTGGCGGAAGATGGTTTTGACTTCGTAGCGCCCTCTCCCATTCCCATCACCGGACGCGCTACTCCAAGAGAGCTGACCATACAAGAGATAGAGAAATACCCGGGACTCTTTGCGAAAGCTGCGAAGAATGCCGTTGAGGCTGGCTTTGATGGCGTAGAGATTCACAACGCCAACGGGTACCTTCTCGACCAATTTGTCCAGGACGTCAGTAATCATCGTACGGACAAGTATGGAGGAAATATagaaaatagaaacagaCTTTCTCTTATGGTTGTCGACGCTGTCGTCGATGCTATTGGTCCTGAAAAGGTTGGAATTCGCATAAGCCCTTGGATGGTTTACCAAA ACATGCATATGATAGATCCGGTGCCCCAATTCACGCATCTGGTTGAATCTATCGTCAATAAACATCCGGATATGGCTTACCTCCATGTTGTGGAACCAGACAAAGGGGCACCTGAGACGGAATCCAATGACTTTCTACGCGATATTTGGGCTCCACGACCATTTATAAGCTGTGGAGACTACACCCGCGAGACGGCTATCAAACGTGCAGACGAGACAGGAAATTTGATTGCCTTTGGAAGGTACTTTATCTCAAAT CCCGATCTTCCCACTAGGATTGAACATAACATACCTTTTAACGAATATGATCGTAAGACCTTTTATGGACCGAAAGGACACCTCCTCGGAGCGGAAGCGGGATACATAGATTACCCATTCGCAGACGAGAAGCATGAGAAAAAGAGGGGAAATAATACGGGAGAAGATTGGGATGTCATTTATAGAGCGTAA
- a CDS encoding Cytochrome P450 monooxygenase (Cytochrome P450 monooxygenase ARMGADRAFT_1018417): protein MGVCWAIFKLLRIGRREDTLPPGPPTVPILGNAHLLPTKYPFVKLAEWGKDYDGIFSLKVANGTAEFASRPAFSGMDAVTGGRYFLTASPGTYIELHGSQKILKPSG, encoded by the exons ATGGGAGTATGTTGGGCGATCTTCAAACTGTTACGCATTGGACGCCGTGAAGATACGCTCCCTCCGGGTCCACCGACTGTCCCAATCCTTGGAAACGCCCACCTTCTTCCAACGAAGTATCCATTTGTTAA ACTGGCGGAGTGGGGTAAAGACTACGATGGAATTTTCTCG CTCAAAGTCGCAAATGGGACCGCTGAGTTCGCCTCCCGCCCAGCGTTTTCAGGTATGGATGCAGTAACTGGTGGCCGATATTTTTTAACCGCGTCTCCTGGTACGTATATTGAGTTGCATGGATCTCAAAAGATACTTAAGCCCAGTGGATAG
- a CDS encoding Cytochrome P450 monooxygenase (Cytochrome P450 monooxygenase ARMGADRAFT_1018417): MNKAFYDHITRLTLSFMTSIVFGQRTPRHDSPVAVAFRKYIEQFFRVFSPEAPPVDFIPALMYVPERWAPYKKLWRESRIMQRNLYFGLLIEAEKRKNEGLNECFVTSLLDQQIELGLDRETIVYIGGALLDGGAETTSSFLQNFVLCLVKFPAVLRKAQLEVDTVVGERIPDYNDIKSLPYVQAIIKETHRLLPIAPTAMPHASPNDCEYRGFVIPKYTPVLFNVFGICRDPNLYERPDEFWPERYILSPDGTKPGLPEDMSHVRTSVPFGSGKVSLNFNTRSRILNIPGFIVGDKKTKSFFQGRQLQWLAEMAKDYDGIFSLKVTNGTIVVVSNMKTCKELLDDRSAEFSSRPAFAGMDIVTGGRYFATAPALSPQGVQMYHPLADEETTQLLYDILHNPECFYDHITRSTLSFITSVVFGQRTPKYNSPVAVSFMKYMEVFKKVFSPESAPVDFIPALLYVPERWAPWKKMWKETRELQQSLYFNMFKDVIQGQRNGMYGDCFVAKVIEQQEELGLDQETMAYIGGILLDGGAETTASLIQNLVLCVTKFPAALQKAQMEIDSVVGERLPDFRDIKDLPYVQALIRETHRLLPTAPTAVPHASVNDCENFMTDQTNSGQTDTYCLLMERDPDYLRNLAIMRLLWAFDFAAADGSLSMTPQLNIEKEHCDIQTTFRE; this comes from the exons ATGAACAAGGCGTTCTACGACCACATCACCCGCCTGACTCTCTCATTCATGACCTCTATCGTCTTTGGTCAGCGCACTCCAAGACATGATTCTCCTGTGGCAGTCGCTTTCAGGAAGTACATCGAACAGTTTTTCAGAGTGTTCTCCCCTGAAGCACCTCCCGTGGATTTTATTCCTGCTCTTATGTACGTTCCAGAGAGGTGGGCGCCTTACAAAAAACTCTGGAGAGAATCCAGAATTATGCAGCGGAATCTGTATTTTGGATTGCTAATTGAGGCTGAGAAGCGTAAAAATGAAGGTTTGAATGAGTGTTTTGTAACAAGCCTGTTGGATCAACAGATTGAGCTTGGATTGGATCGTGAAACTATTGT TTACATTGGCGGCGCACTATTGGATGGGGGAGCGGAGACGACTTCATCATTTCTTCAAAATTTCGTTCTCTGCCTCGTCAAGTTTCCAGCAGTATTACGGAAGGCGCAACTTGAGGTCGATACTGTCGTTGGAGAAAGGATTCCAGATTACAATGATATCAAATCCTTGCCTTATGTTCAAGCTATCATAAAAGAG ACACATCGCTTACTTCCCATCGCACCTACAGCCATGCCACATGCATCGCCCAACGATTGTGAG TATCGAGGATTTGTAATCCCGAAGTATACCCCTGTTCTCTTCAATGTGT TTGGTATATGTCGCGACCCAA ATCTATATGAACGCCCTGATGAATTTTGGCCTGAGCGATATATCTTGTCACCCGATGGGACTAAACCCGGACTTCCTGAGGATATGAGTCACGTTCGCACATCAGTTCCCTTTGGAAGTGGCAAGGTAAGCTTGAA CTTCAACACACGCAGTCGGATTTTGAATATCCCCGGTTTTATTGTCGGAGACAAGAAAACCAAATCGTTCTTCCAGGGACGTCAATTACAATG GTTGGCAGAAATGGCTAAAGACTATGACGGGATATTTTCG CTTAAAGTCACAAACGGGACAATCGTCGTCGTGTCGAATATGAAAACTTGCAAGGAACTCTTGGATGACCGTAGTGCCGAGTTTTCCTCGCGTCCCGCGTTTGCGGGTATGGACATTGTGACCGGTGGCAGATACTTCGCCACGGCTCCCGCAC TGTCTCCGCAAGGAGTCCAGATGTACCACCCTCTCGCTGACGAAGAAACAACACAATTATTATACGATATCTTGCATAATCCAGAG TGTTTCTACGATCACATTACCCGCTCAACTCTCTCGTTCATAACATCCGTGGTTTTTGGACAAAGAACGCCAAAGTATAATTCTCCTGTTGCAGTATCCTTTATGAAATATATGGAGGTATTCAAGAAGGTATTTTCCCCCGAGTCAGCTCCGGTTGACTTCATTCCTGCCCTCTTGTACGTGCCCGAGCGTTGGGCACCATGGAAAAAAATGTGGAAGGAGACACGAGAATTGCAGCAGTCTCTCTACTTTAACATGTTTAAAGACGTAATCCAGGGCCAAAGGAATGGGATGTATGGCGACTGTTTTGTTGCAAAAGTTATAGAACAACAGGAAGAACTTGGTTTGGATCAAGAAACTATGGC ATACATCGGTGGCATTCTGTTGGATGGTGGAGCAGAAACAACTGCGTCATTGATACAGAATCTTGTCCTCTGTGTCACTAAATTTCCCGCTGCTTTACAGAAAGCTCAAATGGAGATTGATAGCGTGGTTGGAGAAAGACTTCCAGATTTCCGTGACATCAAAGATCTGCCATATGTTCAAGCTCTCATCAGAGAG ACCCATCGTCTCCTTCCTACTGCCCCAACTGCAGTGCCGCATGCGTCAGTTAATGACTGTGAG AACTTTATGACCGACCagacgaattctggccagacagATACCTATTGTCTCCTGATGGAACGAGACCCGGACTACCTGAGA AACCTGGCCATCATGCGACTTCTCTGGGCATTTGACTTTGCAGCTGCTGATGGTTCTCTCTCGATGACTCCACAATTGAATATAGAAAAGGAACATTGCGAT ATTCAAACCACCTTCAGGGAGTAA
- a CDS encoding Cytochrome P450 monooxygenase (Cytochrome P450 monooxygenase ARMGADRAFT_1018417): protein MLRMGESKNENLLATPRAYVTRLSTGWNLAWKKMWKKTQAMQCALYFKLFREVERRRRAGMIDECFAAKMLEQQEDLALERDTIVYICGVLLDGGAETTASFLQNLVLCLVKYPSVLKKAQAEVDNAVGDRLPDSNDIKSMPYVQAIIKETHRFLPTAPTSIPHASVDDSEYREYIIPRKTPILINVFGICRDPKLYERPEEFWPERYLLSPDGTMSGLPDGTGYTRTTLPFGSGKNLAVMRLLWAFDFVSIDSPAPSTPKWDIENEFVDGITLSAKPFQCKITPRSTRKASIIEKSYKSLRDSFGGQLQ, encoded by the exons ATGTTGCGTATGGGCGAAAGTAAGAACGAAAATTTGTTGGCCACGCCGAGGGCATACGTCACGCGTCTGTCTACGGGTTGGAATTTAGCGTGGAAGAAAATGTGGAAGAAGACACAAGCTATGCAGTGTGCTCTTTATTTCAAACTATTTCGCGAGGTTgagaggcggaggagagcgGGAATGATCGACGAGTGCTTCGCTGCGAAGATGTTGGAACAGCAAGAAGATCTAGCACTGGAACGTGATACCATTGT GTACATCTGCGGGGTCCTTTTAGATGGAGGGGCAGAGACTACTGCCTCATTTTTGCAGAATCTCGTTCTATGTCTGGTGAAATACCCATCGGTATTAAAGAAAGCCCAAGCTGAGGTGGATAATGCCGTTGGAGACAGACTTCCAGATTCCAACGATATAAAATCCATGCCCTATGTTCAAGCCATCATCAAAGAG ACTCATCGCTTCCTGCCCACTGCGCCGACCTCCATCCCGCACGCTTCTGTTGATGACTCGGAG TATCGAGAATATATCATCCCCAGAAAAACACCCATTCTCATCAATGTCT TTGGGATATGTCGGGATCCAA AGCTCTATGAACGACCTGAGGAATTCTGGCCTGAGAGGTATCTGCTATCGCCAGATGGTACTATGTCGGGACTACCCGATGGTACGGGTTACACTCGTACAACACTGCCCTTCGGAAGTGGAAAG AATCTGGCTGTCATGCGTCTTCTCTGGGCATTCGACTTCGTTTCTATTGATAGTCCCGCCCCTTCGACGCCAAAATGGGATATTGAGAATGAATTTGTTGAC GGTATTACGTTGAGCGCAAAACCATTCCAATGCAAAATTACGCCACGCAGCACAAGGAAAGCATCCATCATTGAAAAATCGTACAAATCTCTCAGAGATAGTTTTGGCGGTCAACTACAGTAA